GTCCGACCGTGTCGACCGCCTGCTGCGCCCGGTGCTCGACACCATGCAGGTGCTGCCGGCCTTCGCGTACCTCCTGCCGTTCGTGCTGGTCTTCGGCACCGGCACGCCCGCCGCGCTGTTCTGCACGGTCATCTACGCCGCCCCGCCGATGGCCCGCCTCACCGCGCTGGGCCTGCGCTCCGCCGACCCCGGCGTGCTGGAGGCGTCCGTGTCCCTGGGCGCGGGCCGCCGCCAGCGCCTGTGGACCGCGCGCCTGCCGCTGGCCCGCCGCCAGATGCTGCTCGGGCTCAACCAGACGATCATGATGGCGCTGTCCATGGTGGTCATCGCCGCCCTCGTCGGCGCCGGCGGCCTCGGCGAGGAGGTGTACTCGGCGCTGTCCACCGTCGACGTGGGCAAGGCGCTCGCCGCGGGCGTCCCGATCGTGCTGATCGCGATCTGGCTGGACCGTACGACCGCGGCGGCGGGCGACCGACTGGGCGCCGCGGACTCGGCTCCCGACGGGCGCGCCGGTCCGCTGCACGGCCGTTCCGCGTGGGCGCTGGCCGCTGCCGGCACCCTCACCGCGACCCTCGTCGGGCTCGCGCTCGGCACGCGCTGGCCGCGCGGCTGGACGTACGACATCTCCGCGCCCGTCAACCGGGCACAGGACTGGGTCGTCGACCACTTCTCCTCCGGCGTGCCCGTCGTCGGCGGCACGGAGGTCTGGTCGGAGACGTTCACCGTGTGGCTCCTCAACCCGCTGCGCGACGCCCTGCAGGGGCTGCCCTGGTGGGCACTGCTGCTGGTGGTCGCCGTGCTGGCCCGGCTGGTCGGCACCTGGCGCACCGCGCTGACGGCGACGGTCGCGCTCGCCGCGACCGGTGTGCTCGGCGTGTGGACGCAGTCGCTGGACACGCTCTCGCAGGTCGTCGCCGCCCTCGCCGTCACCCTGGTCCTCGGCGTCCTGGTGGGCGTGGCGTGCGCCCGGCTCGGGTGGGTGGAGCGCTGGCTGCGGCCGGTGCTGGACACGCTGCAGACCCTGCCGCAGTTCGTGTACCTCATCCCCGTGGTGGCCCTGTTCGGCGTCAGCCGTGCCGCGGCGATCATCGCGGCGGTCGTGTACGCGCTGCCCGCCGTCATCCGCATCACCACGCAGGGCATCCGCGAGGTGGACCCGGCGGCCATGGAGGCGGCCCGTTCGATGGGCGCGTCGCCGCGACAGCAGCTCTTCCAGGTGCAGTTGCCCCTCGCCCGCCCGGCGCTCCAGCTCGCCGTCAACCAGGGCGTCGTCCTGGTCCTCGCCGTGGTCGTCGTGGGCGGCCTCGTCGGCGGTGGCGCGCTCGGCTACGACGTCGTGAAGGGGCTGTCCCGGGGCGAGATGGGCGTCGGCGTGACGGCCGGCCTCGCGATCGTCTGCCTGGGCCTGGTCCTGGACCGGCTCACGCAACCGACGGCGCGCACGCCGAAGCACTGACCGCACGCGCCCCACAGGAGCACCCCCATGCGCACCACAGACAGCAGCACCACCCGCACGACGAGTACCGCCGGTACGGGCTGCAGCGCCGGTACCGCCGGTGGCGCCGCCCGTACCGCCGGTGGCACCCGCCCCGCCCGCCCCGCTCGCCCCGCCCGCGCGGCCCGTACCGCCCGCGCGGCCACGGCCGTCGCCGCCGCCCTCGGCGTGCTGGCGCTCGGGGGCTGCGGGGCGGCCGAGACCGGCAGGTCCCAGTACGCGGGCGACGACGCGAAGACCGTCCGGCTCTCCGTCCCGTCGTGGGTCGGCGCCCAGGCCAACGCGGCCGTCGCCGAGTACCTGCTGGAGAAGGAGCTCGGCTACACGGTCAAGACCCAGCAGATGGGCGAGGTCCTCGCCTGGGACGCCCTCTCCCGGGGCGACGTCCACGCGGTCCTGGAGGACTGGGGCCACCCCGAGCAGGAGAAGCGGTACGTCGGGGAGAAGAAGACCGTCGTCAGTGGCGGCGACCTCGGTGTGACCGGCCACATCGGCTGGTTCGTGCCGAAGTACTTCGCCGACGCGCACCCCGACGTCACGGAGTGGAAGAACCTCGACAAGTACGCGGACCGGCTCGCGACCCCCGAGTCCGGCGGCAAGGGCGAACTCCTGGAGGGTTCGCCCGACTACGTCACGCACGACGAGGCACTCATCCGGAACCTCGACCTCGACCTGAAGACGAACTACGCCGGCTCCGAGGCCGCGCAGATCACCGCGATCAGGAAGAAGGCCGAGGACCGCAAGCCGTTCCTCACCTACTGGTGGACGCCGCAGTGGCTGAACTCGCAGGTCGAGATGGTGGAGGTGAAGCTGCCCCCGTACGAGGAGGGGTGCGACGCCGACCCGGAGAAGATCGCGTGCGCCTACCCGGACACGCCCCTGCAGAAGTTCCTCAACGCCGACTTCGCGGAGAAGGGCGGGGAGGCGGCCACCTTCCTGAAGAACTTCCGGTGGACGACCGAGCAGCAGAACGACGTCGCCCGGATGATCGCCCACGAGAAGCTCTCCCCGCAGGAGGCGGCGGAGAAGTGGGTCAAGGGGAACGAGGCCACCTGGAAGACCTGGCTCCCGCGCTGACCCGGCTCCCGCGCTGACGGGGTGCCGGCGCCGGCCCGGCAGCCGCGCCTGAGGGGGCACGCGGGTGCCCGCGCCGATCCGGCGCCCGCGCCCGACGGGGTGCCCGCGCCGATCCGGCGCCCGCGCCCCCGCCGCGGGCCGCGCCCCCGCCGCGGGCCGCGCCCCCGCCGCGGGCCGCGCGCCCGCCGAGGGGCAGCGTGCCCGCCGGGCCGCGCCGCGCGGCACCCACCGCGCCGCGCCCGTCCGGCCGGGTGACGGCACACCGTCACCCGGCCGGACGCACCTCGTCCGCCACCGCCCGCAGGGCCGCCATCGTGCGGCCGTGCATCCCCGCGCCGAACGTGACGCGGCCCGCGCCCAGCCGCCCCAGCTCCGCGACCCCGGG
This portion of the Streptomyces changanensis genome encodes:
- a CDS encoding ABC transporter permease, with the protein product MTPTKAPNHNPPNKPPLPHGTSPADRPDGTAPPASPGAVTRAPDAVTGHGRDAKASGAVRADSCVPGVSPSGTGGPATAATGSSDAVAGHGRDAGASGAEAAAPGAAGGFSDATPADGRDGKAAGGCGTSAPPSDATPAEGRDAGASGAVRRWGVLGGLVVVLGVLGAWLLGGGAWPAGLTVDLSTPLDAANTWVLDNRDTHPVFLYFLLHLSNTATDAVDAVYQLLAAMGWPGVLAAAVLFAWRAAGFDRRGARVAATALGAFAVCGLLGMWDATLLTIALMVVAVALAALLGVVIGLAAGLSDRVDRLLRPVLDTMQVLPAFAYLLPFVLVFGTGTPAALFCTVIYAAPPMARLTALGLRSADPGVLEASVSLGAGRRQRLWTARLPLARRQMLLGLNQTIMMALSMVVIAALVGAGGLGEEVYSALSTVDVGKALAAGVPIVLIAIWLDRTTAAAGDRLGAADSAPDGRAGPLHGRSAWALAAAGTLTATLVGLALGTRWPRGWTYDISAPVNRAQDWVVDHFSSGVPVVGGTEVWSETFTVWLLNPLRDALQGLPWWALLLVVAVLARLVGTWRTALTATVALAATGVLGVWTQSLDTLSQVVAALAVTLVLGVLVGVACARLGWVERWLRPVLDTLQTLPQFVYLIPVVALFGVSRAAAIIAAVVYALPAVIRITTQGIREVDPAAMEAARSMGASPRQQLFQVQLPLARPALQLAVNQGVVLVLAVVVVGGLVGGGALGYDVVKGLSRGEMGVGVTAGLAIVCLGLVLDRLTQPTARTPKH
- a CDS encoding ABC transporter substrate-binding protein, with translation MRTTDSSTTRTTSTAGTGCSAGTAGGAARTAGGTRPARPARPARAARTARAATAVAAALGVLALGGCGAAETGRSQYAGDDAKTVRLSVPSWVGAQANAAVAEYLLEKELGYTVKTQQMGEVLAWDALSRGDVHAVLEDWGHPEQEKRYVGEKKTVVSGGDLGVTGHIGWFVPKYFADAHPDVTEWKNLDKYADRLATPESGGKGELLEGSPDYVTHDEALIRNLDLDLKTNYAGSEAAQITAIRKKAEDRKPFLTYWWTPQWLNSQVEMVEVKLPPYEEGCDADPEKIACAYPDTPLQKFLNADFAEKGGEAATFLKNFRWTTEQQNDVARMIAHEKLSPQEAAEKWVKGNEATWKTWLPR